The Thermoplasmata archaeon genome has a window encoding:
- a CDS encoding iron-containing redox enzyme family protein yields the protein MTGAPWEIYEGERFRDELTKFKMANHPFKTHPFFARIERGEVPRPLLAAWVQQFYPWLASVPIAMAERFSNCSWEPANDRYRRMILDQLVEEAGDPKGKEPGHPELWLRFCEGLGVPRAEVQSAPLLPSTMVAIDDFLYTNRINPFYVSAAGSSEPPNVELCARLLPAFRRHYQVDEDHLEYYRLHVTADVEHSEWIGQIVAGFASSTPVRKQMWDQMLRGFSIHALLVDGVLAAANGQPARVKHK from the coding sequence ATGACGGGCGCGCCGTGGGAGATCTACGAGGGCGAGCGGTTCCGGGACGAGCTGACGAAGTTCAAGATGGCGAACCACCCGTTCAAGACGCACCCGTTCTTCGCCCGCATCGAGCGCGGAGAGGTGCCGCGCCCGCTCCTCGCGGCCTGGGTCCAGCAGTTCTACCCGTGGCTCGCGTCGGTCCCCATCGCGATGGCCGAGCGGTTCTCGAACTGCTCGTGGGAGCCGGCGAACGACCGCTACCGTCGCATGATCCTCGACCAGCTCGTGGAGGAAGCCGGTGACCCGAAGGGCAAGGAACCCGGCCACCCGGAGCTCTGGCTCCGGTTCTGCGAGGGGCTCGGGGTACCACGCGCCGAGGTGCAGTCGGCACCGCTGCTGCCGAGCACCATGGTCGCGATCGACGACTTCCTCTACACGAACCGGATCAATCCATTCTACGTCTCGGCGGCGGGCTCCTCCGAACCGCCGAACGTCGAACTGTGCGCTCGGCTGCTGCCCGCCTTCCGCCGGCACTACCAGGTCGACGAGGACCACCTCGAGTACTACCGACTGCACGTCACGGCGGATGTGGAGCACAGCGAGTGGATCGGCCAGATCGTCGCCGGCTTCGCCTCCTCGACCCCCGTCCGCAAGCAGATGTGGGACCAGATGCTGCGCGGCTTCTCGATCCACGCACTGCTGGTCGACGGCGTCCTTGCGGCGGCGAACGGCCAGCCCGCCCGAGTGAAGCATAAATAA
- a CDS encoding CoA transferase yields MSSPTGSAPFPPPFGPLEGLRVLESARFVAGPWAATYLAEFGARVIHIEGPPFGPPYADATRSLRPLLAGDDPADRVSESWVQYARNKLSVGLDVRDAAGRAVFLDLVRASDIWIESSRPGTYAKFGLSDEAVWEANPRLVIVHVSGHGQTGEPSRVNAPSYDLTAQAFSGFLALQGEPDPRPPMRSGTALNDTVTGLAAATAGLMGYVCAQRTGRGQSVDVAQYEVFFILLENLALDYFMRGVVRGRYGTAHPRLHPYDVHRAADGWVVVAAPTPESWRALRALIGFPDAGYDDRDFRLAHREPVDRAIAEFCGSRSRDELEALARAHDVAINRVPDIAELARDPHYRARGMFVEWDDPIAGRVRGAGVAPRFSATPGGVWRGAPWLGQDNDRVLGGVLGYSADRIERLRRDGVVGADPPKGPASSAAPFYRRGSS; encoded by the coding sequence ATGTCGTCCCCGACCGGCTCGGCACCGTTCCCTCCGCCGTTCGGGCCCCTCGAGGGGCTCCGCGTTCTCGAATCGGCCCGCTTCGTCGCCGGCCCTTGGGCGGCGACCTACCTCGCCGAGTTCGGGGCGAGGGTGATCCACATCGAGGGCCCGCCGTTCGGCCCGCCCTACGCCGACGCCACCCGGTCGCTCCGGCCGCTCCTCGCGGGCGACGATCCAGCGGACCGCGTGTCCGAGTCGTGGGTGCAGTATGCCCGGAACAAGCTCTCGGTGGGCCTCGATGTCCGCGACGCCGCGGGCCGGGCGGTCTTCCTCGATCTGGTGCGCGCCTCCGACATCTGGATCGAGTCGTCGCGCCCAGGGACCTACGCGAAATTCGGCCTTTCCGACGAGGCGGTCTGGGAGGCGAACCCGAGGCTCGTCATCGTGCACGTCTCCGGGCACGGGCAGACGGGCGAACCGAGCCGGGTCAACGCGCCGTCCTACGACTTGACCGCCCAGGCCTTCAGCGGGTTCCTCGCGCTACAGGGCGAGCCGGATCCTCGGCCGCCGATGCGCAGCGGGACGGCGCTCAACGACACGGTGACGGGTCTCGCGGCGGCGACGGCGGGACTGATGGGCTACGTCTGCGCGCAGCGGACCGGCCGCGGGCAGTCCGTCGATGTCGCGCAGTACGAGGTGTTCTTCATCTTGCTCGAGAACCTCGCGCTGGACTACTTCATGCGAGGAGTCGTCCGGGGGCGCTACGGGACCGCGCACCCCCGTCTCCACCCGTACGATGTCCACCGCGCGGCGGATGGGTGGGTCGTGGTCGCCGCTCCGACCCCCGAATCCTGGCGTGCGCTCCGCGCGCTGATCGGCTTCCCCGATGCCGGGTACGACGACCGGGACTTTCGCCTAGCGCATCGCGAGCCGGTCGACCGCGCGATCGCCGAGTTCTGTGGGTCGCGCTCTCGCGACGAGCTGGAAGCGCTCGCGCGGGCGCACGACGTCGCCATCAACCGGGTCCCCGACATCGCCGAGCTGGCCCGGGATCCGCATTACCGGGCCCGAGGGATGTTCGTCGAGTGGGACGACCCCATCGCGGGCCGGGTCCGGGGGGCCGGCGTCGCGCCGCGCTTCTCCGCGACGCCCGGGGGCGTCTGGCGCGGCGCGCCGTGGCTGGGCCAGGACAACGACCGGGTGCTCGGTGGCGTTCTCGGCTATTCCGCCGATCGGATCGAGCGACTCCGGCGCGATGGAGTGGTCGGCGCGGACCCTCCGAAGGGCCCGGCATCCTCCGCGGCGCCGTTCTATCGACGAGGTTCGTCGTAG
- a CDS encoding GNAT family N-acetyltransferase produces MPRVRSRSRPGRRPIASPLRGGALRPVRPADLPFLLRQRSLLYHDIGGVRTSTLRHYLPRFRRWFLEEFRAGRLSGYLALDGRGRPVASALAWLRPRQPSPRFPHTSIPYVFSVVTAPAYRRRGLASRLVARLVSDARACGYPRVELHATEAGRSIYARQGFRATNEMRLDLLPPAPRRARDRGLSTRRGSEARR; encoded by the coding sequence ATGCCGCGCGTGCGGTCCCGGTCCCGCCCGGGTCGCCGCCCGATCGCGAGCCCACTGCGCGGCGGGGCGCTTCGACCGGTACGCCCCGCCGATCTGCCCTTCCTGCTCCGCCAGCGCTCGCTCCTTTACCACGACATCGGGGGCGTCCGAACTTCGACCCTCCGGCACTACCTGCCCCGGTTCCGCCGCTGGTTCCTCGAGGAGTTTCGGGCGGGCCGCCTCAGCGGCTACCTCGCCCTCGACGGGCGAGGACGACCGGTCGCGAGCGCGCTCGCCTGGCTGCGTCCTCGCCAGCCATCGCCCCGCTTTCCCCACACGTCCATCCCGTACGTTTTCTCCGTGGTGACCGCGCCGGCGTACCGGCGCCGGGGTCTGGCGAGTCGCCTCGTGGCGAGGCTCGTGTCGGACGCCCGGGCGTGCGGCTACCCGCGCGTGGAACTGCACGCGACCGAGGCGGGCCGGTCCATCTACGCCCGCCAAGGGTTCCGGGCGACCAATGAGATGCGACTCGACCTGCTTCCGCCGGCGCCCCGTCGAGCGCGGGACCGAGGCTTATCTACGCGCCGCGGGTCCGAGGCGCGTCGATGA
- the aceB gene encoding malate synthase A: MLAPVAPRAQVRGDLPGRGREIVDRPTLEFLGELDARFEDRRRELLGRRGTFRASVAAGTRPEFPTETEGVRTSDWRVRPPPEEIRDRRVEITGPAERKMVVNALNSGASVYMADFEDAHAPLWAATLAGQINLSDAVRRRIDFATADGREYRLATRTAVLMVRPRGWHLQERHVTVADRPMSASLVDFGLFFHHNARELRARGARSYFYLPKLEHYLEARLWNDVFAFSEDVAGVPRGTIRATSLIETLPAAFQMDEILYELREHSAGLNCGRWDYLFSMIKQYQDRPEVVFPDRRLLTMTGPSLAAYSRHLIAVCHRRGAHAMGGMAAQIPIRDDAEANARAIASVVADKEREARAGHDGTWVAHPGLVPIAREVFDRWMTTPNQIDRVPHGGPARPEELVELPRGAVTADGIRRNVRVSVRYLESWLRGAGCVPIDHLMEDAATVEISRSQLWQWIHHGATTEDGGVVDIARFRAALDAEVAELRAESGPSGRDAAIDGAVRLLDRAVTSEALAEFITWDAYDRLEPPSGGSG, encoded by the coding sequence ATGCTCGCTCCGGTCGCCCCCCGGGCGCAGGTCCGCGGCGACCTGCCGGGGCGGGGGAGGGAGATCGTCGACCGTCCGACGCTGGAGTTCCTCGGCGAGCTGGACGCACGTTTCGAAGACCGTCGCCGGGAGCTCCTGGGCCGTCGAGGGACGTTCCGAGCGAGCGTCGCGGCCGGCACGCGCCCGGAGTTCCCGACCGAAACGGAAGGCGTGCGGACGTCGGACTGGCGGGTCCGGCCGCCGCCCGAGGAGATCCGCGATCGTCGGGTGGAGATCACCGGGCCCGCCGAGCGAAAGATGGTCGTCAACGCGCTCAACTCCGGCGCGTCGGTCTACATGGCCGACTTCGAGGACGCCCATGCCCCGCTGTGGGCGGCGACGCTCGCCGGTCAGATCAACCTGTCCGACGCGGTCCGCCGACGCATCGATTTCGCGACGGCGGACGGACGGGAGTACCGGCTCGCGACGCGCACGGCCGTGCTCATGGTTCGTCCTCGAGGCTGGCACCTCCAGGAACGGCACGTGACGGTCGCCGACCGTCCGATGTCGGCGAGCCTGGTCGATTTCGGACTGTTCTTCCACCACAACGCCCGCGAGCTACGCGCGCGCGGCGCCCGGTCGTACTTCTATCTGCCGAAGCTGGAACACTACCTGGAAGCCCGTCTCTGGAACGACGTGTTCGCCTTCTCGGAGGACGTGGCGGGCGTGCCCCGGGGCACGATCCGCGCGACCAGCCTGATCGAGACCCTACCGGCCGCCTTCCAGATGGACGAGATCCTCTACGAGCTGCGCGAACACTCGGCGGGCCTCAACTGCGGGCGATGGGACTACCTGTTCAGCATGATCAAACAGTACCAGGACCGACCCGAGGTCGTCTTCCCGGACCGGCGGCTGCTCACGATGACGGGCCCGTCCCTCGCCGCGTACTCCCGCCACCTCATCGCGGTCTGCCACCGGCGGGGAGCCCACGCGATGGGGGGCATGGCGGCGCAGATCCCGATCCGGGACGACGCCGAGGCGAACGCTCGCGCGATCGCCTCGGTCGTGGCGGACAAGGAACGCGAGGCGCGCGCCGGCCACGACGGGACATGGGTCGCCCATCCCGGTCTCGTGCCGATCGCCCGCGAGGTGTTCGACCGCTGGATGACCACGCCGAACCAGATCGATCGGGTGCCGCACGGCGGACCCGCGCGACCCGAAGAGCTCGTCGAGCTGCCGCGCGGCGCGGTCACCGCGGACGGGATCCGCCGGAACGTCCGCGTCTCCGTGCGCTACCTAGAGTCCTGGCTCCGGGGAGCGGGCTGCGTTCCGATCGACCACCTGATGGAGGACGCCGCGACGGTGGAGATCTCGCGCAGCCAGCTCTGGCAGTGGATCCACCACGGGGCGACGACCGAGGACGGCGGGGTCGTCGACATCGCCCGCTTCCGCGCGGCGCTCGATGCCGAGGTCGCGGAGCTGCGAGCGGAGTCTGGCCCCTCCGGTCGGGACGCCGCGATCGACGGCGCGGTCCGGCTCCTCGATCGGGCCGTTACGTCGGAGGCGCTCGCGGAGTTTATCACGTGGGACGCCTACGACCGGCTCGAGCCGCCGAGCGGGGGGAGCGGATGA
- a CDS encoding protease pro-enzyme activation domain-containing protein — protein MIGTERRVRARVSTLLALAILVLSTAAGSAAIVAVGASTEPIHGLLVPPLAALEQGPRAAVPLLPSDRPTLGAVPTDVSPSGAQSVFVSFAPSNQSALRVFLAALSDPSSPEYHEYLTAPEYSARYAPSPAAYATALEYFESFPVQDLQTFSDRAGIGFTAAPSVLAQIFGTTLRTYASGGSSYVAPAGSPTLPEAFGASVDQVSGLGTRTALLATTLSLERSSTAPAAASPSRLVQDGFLAPAQAGPIQYEYAPDFQVAYDEQSLFNTSGFPTNQTIATILWSGEYGATNDSSVCSSLSLNEAVGPYDPSDIGSFFNATLPAGEPHAEVFPVPLHDAPYPSPQASCDTTGAVFENTLDLEMAGSTAPGAHLYNIYVPDAARTEADFDDAIAFALSPNASESGLKNVSVISNSWGEPDLNDTAWMDSLEQAQARGITVLAASGDSDDSKSSSKYVGGPDWTEFPASMAYSTFGMTAVGGTVVTLNATTLELQNQTVWNESVGYTHGDPVGSTGGISSVFPEPSWQRTTSANVVIGGAGRGVPDIAGLANDTLVTFSVNGERFNATNATHGGVFYFAAGTSVATPLAAGLIATIDRALLVHHDPAVGFLDPNVYRIANVEYTPIPTTPTTGDYAVPQYNSSLPARPFQDVLYGSNYAEAARTGYSLVTGWGSLDAYNYTIYVLSVSSDGVKGHLTALQDRLDLTGLAVTSTLPSFVGGGINTYFNASTQQNFFVADSLGAPIYWIQNVIYISGTPGDWAMNFSGWVVYPFWGIYPALAGYEYNFPVSGLIEPLPLDLNLTTSLSNPGGFDTQSVTFSFGAPGTPALSLPVPGASYILGSLNATFSWEGTWYTNGPYAGVPANLSGFLAPQFGLVGGPSYGIGNFLPPTGGTLSAWIEPSGVGQFLAAATELVTPSFTQTGESSSNLTYAQVGGNVYQLQYGLGSTTQGVAQYEGVVPETQTVQFNETGAPLDTSWFVNLSTGLSLEAPGTDLTISTTLVAGLYGFAASESDPNVVISPDNGSFRVVGATVYIDLAITPATGTVLFVESDLPTGTSWFINVTGGPRLSSSGTEIEQTLTVGLYDFTVTDGNASWAPPEYVASVDVAVGTNRVPITFHLVLFGVTFHVLGPAGEVVDWNLSVDGQIYESGPAVTSYLEFPNGTHHFVITGVSAGFTVSPASGSFPVEGAPVTVAINFSANATAPPPAPTYFGLGLAELVAIAALVAIGLLAVALVATRRRRPPEPRRDPPAG, from the coding sequence GTGATCGGAACCGAGCGTCGAGTTCGTGCGAGGGTCTCGACCCTTCTGGCGCTCGCGATCCTCGTCCTGAGCACCGCCGCCGGCTCGGCTGCGATCGTCGCGGTCGGCGCGTCGACCGAACCGATTCATGGACTCCTCGTGCCACCGCTCGCCGCGCTGGAGCAGGGGCCCCGAGCCGCCGTGCCGCTGCTCCCGAGCGACCGTCCGACGCTCGGCGCGGTTCCGACCGACGTCTCCCCGAGCGGAGCGCAGAGCGTGTTCGTGTCCTTCGCGCCATCGAACCAGTCGGCCCTGCGCGTCTTCCTCGCCGCGCTCAGCGACCCATCGTCGCCGGAGTACCATGAGTACCTGACGGCTCCCGAGTACTCGGCGAGGTACGCTCCCTCCCCCGCCGCCTACGCGACCGCGCTCGAGTACTTCGAGTCCTTCCCGGTGCAGGATCTGCAAACGTTCAGCGATCGCGCGGGCATCGGGTTCACGGCCGCCCCGAGCGTGCTCGCCCAGATCTTCGGGACGACCCTCCGGACCTACGCCTCGGGTGGGTCGAGCTACGTCGCGCCGGCCGGCAGCCCTACGCTGCCCGAGGCGTTCGGGGCGTCGGTCGACCAGGTATCGGGACTCGGTACCCGCACCGCGCTGCTCGCGACCACGCTCTCGCTCGAGCGCTCCTCCACGGCGCCCGCGGCCGCGAGCCCGTCGCGGCTGGTGCAGGACGGGTTCCTCGCGCCGGCTCAGGCCGGTCCGATCCAGTACGAGTACGCGCCCGACTTCCAGGTCGCCTACGACGAGCAGTCGCTGTTCAACACCTCGGGATTCCCCACGAACCAGACGATCGCGACGATCCTCTGGAGCGGAGAGTACGGGGCGACGAACGACTCTTCGGTCTGCTCCTCGCTTTCGCTGAACGAGGCGGTCGGCCCGTACGACCCGTCCGACATCGGCTCGTTCTTCAACGCGACGCTCCCGGCCGGGGAGCCTCACGCGGAGGTCTTCCCGGTGCCGCTCCACGACGCCCCGTACCCCAGCCCCCAGGCGTCGTGCGACACGACCGGGGCGGTGTTCGAGAACACCCTGGACCTGGAGATGGCGGGATCCACCGCGCCGGGCGCGCATCTCTACAACATCTACGTTCCCGATGCAGCGCGGACCGAGGCCGACTTCGATGACGCCATCGCCTTCGCCCTCAGCCCGAACGCCTCCGAGTCGGGGCTGAAGAACGTCTCCGTCATCTCGAACTCCTGGGGGGAGCCGGACCTCAACGACACCGCCTGGATGGACTCGCTCGAACAAGCCCAGGCACGCGGGATCACGGTGCTCGCCGCCAGCGGTGACTCCGATGACAGCAAGTCGAGCTCGAAGTACGTGGGAGGACCCGACTGGACGGAGTTCCCGGCCTCCATGGCCTACAGCACGTTCGGGATGACGGCCGTCGGTGGGACGGTAGTCACCCTCAACGCCACGACCCTCGAGCTCCAGAATCAGACCGTCTGGAACGAGTCGGTCGGCTACACTCACGGCGACCCGGTCGGCTCGACCGGCGGGATCAGCTCCGTCTTTCCCGAGCCGTCCTGGCAGCGGACGACGTCGGCGAACGTCGTGATCGGGGGTGCCGGTCGCGGCGTCCCCGACATCGCCGGCCTCGCCAACGACACGCTCGTGACGTTCAGCGTCAACGGCGAACGGTTCAATGCGACGAACGCCACCCACGGCGGGGTGTTCTACTTCGCCGCCGGGACCAGCGTGGCGACGCCCCTCGCGGCGGGATTGATCGCGACGATCGACCGGGCGCTGCTCGTGCACCACGACCCGGCGGTGGGATTCCTCGATCCGAACGTCTACCGCATCGCGAACGTCGAGTACACGCCGATCCCGACGACGCCGACCACGGGGGACTACGCGGTCCCGCAGTACAACTCGAGCCTGCCCGCGCGCCCCTTCCAGGACGTCCTCTACGGCTCGAACTATGCCGAGGCCGCGCGGACCGGCTACAGCCTCGTCACCGGATGGGGGTCGCTGGACGCCTACAACTACACGATCTACGTGCTCAGCGTCAGCTCCGACGGCGTGAAGGGCCACCTCACGGCCCTCCAGGACCGACTCGACCTGACCGGCCTGGCCGTGACCTCCACGCTGCCCTCGTTCGTCGGCGGCGGGATCAACACCTACTTCAACGCCTCGACGCAGCAGAACTTCTTCGTCGCCGACAGCCTCGGCGCCCCGATCTATTGGATCCAGAACGTCATCTACATCAGCGGGACCCCGGGCGACTGGGCGATGAACTTCAGCGGCTGGGTGGTGTATCCGTTCTGGGGAATCTATCCGGCGCTCGCCGGCTACGAGTACAACTTCCCCGTCTCGGGCCTGATCGAGCCGCTGCCGCTCGACCTCAATCTCACCACCTCGCTGTCGAATCCCGGCGGCTTTGACACCCAGAGCGTCACGTTCTCCTTCGGCGCGCCGGGCACGCCGGCGCTCTCGCTCCCCGTTCCCGGCGCGTCGTACATCCTCGGCAGCCTCAACGCGACGTTCTCGTGGGAAGGCACGTGGTATACGAACGGGCCGTACGCCGGCGTGCCCGCGAACCTCAGCGGGTTCCTGGCGCCTCAGTTCGGGTTGGTCGGCGGTCCCAGCTACGGGATCGGCAACTTCCTGCCGCCGACCGGCGGAACGCTGTCCGCCTGGATCGAGCCGAGCGGCGTCGGCCAGTTCCTCGCCGCCGCCACCGAGCTCGTGACGCCGTCCTTCACCCAGACCGGGGAGAGCTCGAGCAACCTCACCTACGCCCAGGTCGGCGGGAATGTCTACCAGCTCCAGTACGGGCTCGGCAGCACGACGCAGGGGGTCGCGCAGTACGAGGGCGTCGTGCCCGAGACCCAGACCGTCCAGTTCAACGAGACCGGCGCCCCGCTCGACACGAGCTGGTTCGTCAACCTCAGCACCGGACTCTCGCTCGAAGCCCCGGGGACCGATCTCACGATCTCGACCACCCTGGTCGCGGGGCTCTACGGGTTCGCCGCGAGCGAGAGCGACCCGAACGTCGTGATCTCACCGGACAACGGCAGCTTCCGCGTCGTCGGCGCTACCGTCTACATCGATCTCGCGATCACGCCCGCGACGGGGACGGTGCTGTTCGTCGAGAGCGACCTGCCGACCGGGACGAGCTGGTTCATCAACGTCACCGGCGGTCCCCGGCTTTCGAGCTCGGGCACCGAGATCGAGCAGACGCTGACGGTCGGGCTCTACGACTTCACCGTCACGGACGGGAACGCGAGCTGGGCCCCCCCGGAGTACGTGGCCTCGGTCGACGTCGCCGTGGGCACGAACCGGGTGCCGATCACGTTCCACCTGGTCCTCTTCGGCGTGACCTTCCACGTCCTCGGCCCCGCCGGCGAGGTCGTCGACTGGAACCTGTCGGTGGACGGGCAGATCTACGAGAGCGGCCCGGCGGTCACGAGCTATCTCGAGTTCCCCAACGGCACCCACCACTTCGTTATCACCGGCGTCTCCGCCGGGTTCACGGTCTCGCCGGCGAGCGGCTCGTTCCCGGTGGAGGGCGCGCCGGTCACCGTCGCGATCAATTTCAGCGCGAACGCGACCGCGCCCCCGCCGGCCCCGACGTACTTCGGCCTCGGGCTGGCCGAGCTCGTGGCCATCGCGGCGCTCGTCGCGATAGGGTTGCTCGCGGTCGCCCTGGTCGCCACCCGCCGACGTCGGCCGCCCGAGCCCCGCCGCGACCCACCCGCCGGATAG
- the aceA gene encoding isocitrate lyase — MSEAIGTAWKSDDRWAGVVRPYRPEDVERLRGSVRVEYTLAQLGSRRLWRLLSSEPFVPSLGAMTGTQAVQMVAAGLPAIYASGWQVAADANTADQTYPDQSLYPADSMPALVRRINNALRREDEKQHAAGRGDVYWYAPIVADAEAGFGGTLNVFELTKALIEEGAAGLHLEDQLASVKKCGHMGGKVLVPAREFNQKLWAARLAADILGVPTLVVARTDALSAKLLTSDIDPRDAPFLTGKRTPEGFYEITGGLDMAISRAIAYAPYADLLWFETSSPDLEDAERFAREVHLEHPGKLLAYNCSPSFNWRKKLAPDAIAEFQGAIAKMGYKFQFVTLAGFHALNLSVYRLARGYAQRGMTAYSELQEEEFRAEEEGYAAVKHQSFVGTGYFDDVAQVLSGGLTSTLAMSGSTEREQFSAPPPAASPDVATEPGRSRSGRPRAG, encoded by the coding sequence ATGAGCGAGGCGATCGGGACGGCCTGGAAGAGCGACGACCGCTGGGCCGGTGTCGTACGCCCGTACCGGCCCGAGGACGTTGAGCGGCTGCGCGGGTCGGTCCGGGTCGAGTACACGCTGGCGCAGCTCGGCTCGCGTCGACTCTGGCGCCTGCTAAGCTCCGAGCCGTTCGTGCCCAGCCTCGGGGCGATGACCGGCACGCAGGCCGTGCAGATGGTCGCCGCCGGTCTCCCCGCGATCTACGCGAGCGGCTGGCAGGTCGCGGCGGATGCGAACACCGCGGACCAGACCTATCCCGACCAGAGCCTGTATCCGGCCGACTCGATGCCGGCGCTCGTCCGTCGGATCAACAACGCGCTGCGCCGCGAGGACGAGAAGCAGCACGCGGCGGGACGGGGCGACGTCTATTGGTACGCTCCGATCGTCGCCGACGCCGAGGCCGGATTCGGCGGGACGCTGAACGTATTCGAGCTGACCAAGGCGCTCATCGAGGAGGGCGCGGCCGGCCTCCACCTCGAGGACCAGCTCGCGTCGGTGAAGAAGTGCGGCCACATGGGCGGCAAGGTCCTCGTCCCGGCGCGCGAGTTCAACCAGAAGCTATGGGCGGCCCGCCTGGCCGCGGACATCCTCGGGGTCCCGACGCTCGTCGTCGCGCGAACCGACGCGCTCAGCGCCAAGCTCCTGACGAGCGACATCGACCCGCGCGATGCGCCGTTCCTCACGGGGAAGCGGACCCCCGAGGGGTTCTACGAGATCACCGGCGGCCTGGACATGGCGATCTCGCGCGCGATCGCCTACGCACCGTACGCCGACCTGTTGTGGTTCGAGACCTCGAGCCCCGATCTCGAGGACGCGGAGCGGTTCGCGCGGGAGGTGCATCTCGAGCACCCGGGCAAGTTGCTCGCCTACAACTGCTCGCCGTCGTTCAACTGGCGCAAGAAGCTCGCCCCGGACGCGATCGCCGAGTTCCAGGGCGCGATCGCGAAGATGGGCTACAAGTTCCAGTTCGTCACCCTCGCCGGGTTCCACGCGCTGAACCTTTCGGTCTATCGTCTCGCGCGGGGCTACGCGCAGCGCGGGATGACCGCCTACTCCGAGCTCCAGGAGGAGGAGTTCCGCGCGGAGGAGGAGGGATACGCCGCCGTCAAGCACCAGTCGTTCGTCGGCACCGGCTACTTCGACGACGTCGCGCAGGTCCTCTCAGGAGGCCTCACCTCGACCCTCGCCATGAGCGGCTCGACCGAACGCGAGCAGTTCTCGGCGCCGCCACCGGCCGCGTCCCCGGACGTCGCCACGGAGCCCGGTCGCTCGCGCTCCGGTCGGCCCCGGGCGGGTTGA
- a CDS encoding acyl-CoA dehydrogenase family protein, which translates to MAELPPLPADPLADEVRGLAERLRLGERARAIDRDREFPRTEFRALGEARMLGLHVPPRLGGRGLPLPRVGTLLFHLAYHGGTAFAKLSLQPEFCAVLADHGAPEIVDEWFRPMMRGERLVGNQMTEPGAGSDAAAIGLRAERTPEGYRLTGTKSEVAFATEADAAIVYGRCDAASKGISAYLVPQDRARVERELGAPDLGERWQRRGTVRYAGATVPRENLLGPEGAGLDLARAELVRERALLASIYLGVARASWDETVLYVEERRAFGRTLREQEAVAFPLVEDGAALEAARLYVDRALENVEAGRPADAITAMAKWLAVEAALRTLDHAIQFHGGRGYSGGLPHERRWRDVRSGAIAHGPSEVMHLVAARHLWPKPRP; encoded by the coding sequence ATGGCCGAGCTTCCTCCGCTGCCCGCCGATCCGCTCGCAGACGAAGTGCGTGGGCTCGCCGAGCGCCTCCGCCTCGGGGAGCGAGCCCGAGCGATCGACCGGGACCGGGAGTTCCCGCGCACGGAATTCCGCGCGTTGGGCGAGGCGCGCATGCTGGGCCTTCACGTTCCGCCGCGCCTGGGGGGGCGCGGTCTTCCGCTGCCGCGGGTCGGGACCCTCCTCTTCCACCTCGCGTATCACGGCGGCACGGCGTTCGCGAAGCTCTCGCTGCAGCCCGAGTTCTGCGCGGTACTCGCCGACCACGGCGCCCCCGAGATCGTCGACGAGTGGTTTCGGCCGATGATGCGCGGAGAGCGGCTCGTCGGCAACCAGATGACCGAGCCCGGGGCCGGCTCGGATGCCGCGGCGATCGGTCTAAGGGCCGAGCGGACCCCGGAGGGATACCGCCTGACGGGGACCAAGAGCGAGGTCGCCTTCGCCACCGAGGCCGATGCCGCGATCGTCTACGGACGATGCGATGCGGCTTCGAAGGGGATTTCGGCGTACCTCGTCCCCCAGGACCGAGCCCGCGTGGAGCGCGAGCTCGGGGCGCCGGACCTCGGCGAGCGCTGGCAGCGACGGGGCACGGTCCGCTACGCTGGCGCGACCGTTCCCCGAGAGAACCTGCTGGGGCCGGAGGGCGCGGGGCTCGACCTCGCCCGCGCCGAGCTCGTCCGCGAGCGGGCGCTCCTCGCGTCGATCTACCTGGGCGTCGCGCGGGCCTCGTGGGACGAGACGGTGCTCTACGTCGAGGAACGCCGCGCCTTCGGGCGAACCCTCCGCGAACAGGAGGCCGTCGCGTTCCCCCTGGTCGAAGACGGGGCGGCGCTCGAGGCCGCTCGGTTGTACGTCGACCGGGCGCTCGAGAACGTGGAAGCGGGGCGGCCGGCGGACGCGATCACGGCGATGGCGAAGTGGCTCGCGGTCGAGGCCGCCCTGCGCACGCTCGATCATGCGATCCAGTTCCACGGGGGCCGCGGCTACTCCGGTGGACTTCCCCACGAGCGGCGCTGGCGGGACGTGCGCAGCGGCGCGATCGCCCACGGGCCCTCCGAGGTGATGCATCTGGTCGCGGCACGCCATCTGTGGCCCAAGCCGCGGCCCTGA